A single Osmerus mordax isolate fOsmMor3 chromosome 7, fOsmMor3.pri, whole genome shotgun sequence DNA region contains:
- the LOC136946397 gene encoding putative selection and upkeep of intraepithelial T-cells protein 1 homolog: protein MLSSGMMLNLPGWFWRILLLLHTADCGRFEIIAPHNQITVDAGETIILPCFIKSRISAENMIVEWVRNGRFVHRYKEGRDDNENQDPSFRTRTALFREELGTGIVSLKLLRVRGTDEGTYNCSVMSPTMNWQDDSKITVNVKAVGSLPLVSIEGLRGAGMGLLCETQGWHPEPEVVWLDSKGVPLSADPPETTRDSEGLYTLRLRVTVQKTDRNRFNCRVKQKYTERDETAWIHVPDALFYQDHTWKWILVLVIAVVLASAVIIYVLVMRHRNRNQIIKEKEWLMNEMGK from the exons atgttGTCGTCAGGAATGATGCTAAACCTGCCTGGGTGGTTCTGGAGGATTCTCCTACTGCTCCACACAGCAGACTGCG GAAGGTTTGAAATTATTGCTCCACATAATCAAATCACTGTTGATGCTGGTGAAACAATCATTCTGCCATGTTTCATCAAATCCCGGATCAGTGCTGAGAACATGATAGTAGAGTGGGTCAGAAATGGCCGCTTCGTCCATCGTTACAAAGAGGGCAGAGATGACAATGAGAATCAGGATCCATCCTTCAGGACGAGAACAGCTCTGTTTAGAGAGGAACTGGGGACAGGCATCGTGTCCTTGAAGCTGCTCCGGGTTAGAGGCACTGATGAAGGAACTTACAATTGTTCTGTTATGTCACCAACCATGAACTGGCAGGATGATTCAAAGATCACAGTCAATGTTAAAG ctgTGGGATCCCTGCCACTGGTCTCCATCGAGGGACTCAGAGGGGCAGGGATGGGTCTGCTGTGTGAGACACAAGGCTGGCACCCTGAACCAGAGGTGGTGTGGCTGGACAGTAAAGgagtccctctctctgctgatCCTCCAGAGACGACCAGAGACTCTGAGGGACTCTACACACTCAGACTGAGGGTCACTGTTCAGAAGACAGATAGAAACCGCTTTAACTGTAGAGTGAAACAGAAATACACGGAGAGAGATGAGACGGCATGGATTCATGTTCCTG ATGCGCTGTTTTATCAAGATCACACATGGAAATGGATCCTGGTTCTGGTGATCGCCGTTGTCTTAGCATCAGCTGTGATCATCTATGTCCTGGTGATGAGACATAGAAATAGAA ATCAAATCATTAAGGAAAAGG AATGGCTCATGAATGAAATGGGTAAGTGA
- the si:ch211-220i18.4 gene encoding SRSF protein kinase 3, with the protein MSLDLQSGCPCRETCSCPCRETCSGPCRETCSDRSPAPLVSQDRPSKAGLEDLRHLEQLEPEERQDREDPREYCYGGYHPVQVGDTFNRRYQVLSKLGWGYFSTVWLCRDLRQGRCVAVKVLKSGTGFPQAGQDEVSLLRCASGPTARHPHSGRIVQLLDEFQLVGVNGVHVCLVLELLGPDLRCWQVCFGSPGLPLPRVRQVLTQVLQGLDYLHSQCKIIHTDIKPENILLCLEEQDHPQTPGGATTSPSQGTKDGTTADSNFMGRLSMEEMRVKIADLGSSCWVYKHFSEEIQTRQYRSLEVLLGLEYGPPADIWSVACMAFELVTGDSLFEPKAGNTFTLEEDHLAHIIELLGRIPPALALSGRFSSEYFTHTGDLRHVGPLRVWGLYEVLVEKYHFLLSEALQLSDFLLPMLEYHPERRATAAQSLLHPWLSS; encoded by the exons ATGTCGCTGGATCTCCAGTCAGGATGTCCCTGCAGAGAGACCTGCTCATGTCCCTGCAGAGAGACCTGCTCTGGTCCCTGCAGAGAGACCTGCTCTGATCGCAGCCCAGCTCCCCTGGTCTCTCAGGATCGTCC aagTAAGGCAGGTCTGGAAGATTTGAGGCATCTGGAGCAGCTGGAGCCAGAAGAGAGACAAGACAGAGAAGACCCACGAGAATACTGCTATg gAGGTTACCACCCTGTCCAGGTAGGAGACACCTTCAACAGGAGGTACCAGGTTCTGTCCAAGCTGGGCTGGGGGTACTTCTCCACGGTCTGGCTCTGCCGAGACCTCAG gcAGGGCAGGTGTGTGGCTGTGAAGGTGTTGAAGAGTGGCACAGGCTTCCCTCAGGCAGGACAGGATGAAGTCTCTCTGCTACGCTGT gCCAGTGGACCCACAGCGCGTCATCCTCACAGTGGCAGGATCGTACAGTTGCTGGACGAGTTCCAACTGGTGGGAGTCAACGGGGTCC ACGTGTGTCTGGTTCTGGAGCTGCTCGGTCCGGACCTGCGCTGCTGGCAGGTGTGCTTCGGGAGCCCGGGACTGCCGCTACCCCGGGTCAGACAGGTGCTCACCCAG GTCCTGCAGGGTTTGGACTACCTTCACTCCCAGTGTAAGATCATCCACACAGACATCAAGCCTGAGAACATCCTGCTgtgcctggaggagcaggaccaCCCTCAGACACCAGGGGGCGCCACCACAAGCCCCAGCCAGGGCACCAAGGATGGTACCACCGCAG ACAGCAACTTTATGGGCCGCCTCAgcatggaggagatgagggtgaaGATCGCTGACCTGGGGAGTTCCTGctgggtg tataaACACTTCAGTGAGGAGATCCAGACCCGTCAGTACCGCTCCCTGGAGGTGCTGCTGGGCTTAGAGTACGGCCCGCCTGCAGACATCTGGAGCGTAGCCTGCATG GCTTTTGAGCTGGTTACTGGAGACTCGCTGTTTGAGCCCAAAGCTGGCAATACCTTCACCCTGGAGGAAG ACCACCTGGCTCACATCATAGAGCTGCTTGGCAGGATTCCTCCAGCGCTGGCGCTGTCTGGAAGATTCTCCTCAGAGTACTTTACCCACACAG gtgaTCTGCGTCACGTCGGCCCCCTCCGTGTCTGGGGTCTGTACGAGGTCCTGGTTGAGAAGTACCACTTCCTGTTGAGTGAAGCGTTGCAGCTGTCTGACTTCCTGTTGCCCATGCTGGAATAccacccagagaggagggcaACGGCTGCACAGAGTCTGCTGCACCCCTGGCTCTCCTCCTGA
- the sdcbp2 gene encoding syntenin-2 isoform X1 produces MSLYPSLEDLKVDKVIKAQAQFVQTTSTFPAIAEGTYPEGTYQPQPAAGLEAPGSSLYPNLVELGEYMGLSLNSDEVQRNMALVPVGDNQVSLSPGLGGMLGGMVRPVTGADVGVRRAEIRPGLREVVLCKDQEGRVGLRLRAIDNGVFIQLVQGNSPAALAGLRFGDQVLQINGQNCAGWSLDKAHKALKAAAEHRIELIVRDRPFQRTVTMHKDSSGHVGFVFKSGKITSLVKDGSAARNGLLTDHYICEINGQNVIGLKDAQIKDILTTSPTTMTITIMPKFIYEHMIKRMSSGLLRSAMDHSVPEV; encoded by the exons atgTCGCTGTATCCATCCCTAGAGGATCTGAAGGTGGACAAAGTCATTaag GCCCAGGCCCAATTTGTCCAGACCACCTCTACCTTCCCAGCCATCGCAGAGGGGACATACCCCGAGGGGACCTACCAGCCCCAGCCGGCAGCTGGCCTTGAGGCTCCAGGATCAA gcctcTACCCTAACCTGGTGGAGTTGGGGGAGTACATGGGCCTCAGCCTCAACAGTGACGAGGTCCAGAGGAACATGGCCCTGGTGCCCGTGGGCGACAAT CAGGTGTCCCTGTCCCCGGGGCTGGGGGGCATGCTGGGGGGCATGGTGCGCCCGGTGACGGGGGCTGACGTGGGGGTGAGGCGTGCTGAGATCCGTCCTGGTCTGAGAGAGGTGGTGCTCTGTAAGGAccaggagggcagggtggggctccGGCTCAGGGCCATCGACAAC ggtgtgttcatccagctggtccaggggaactcTCCTGCAGCTCTGGCAGGTCTGCGTTTTGGGGACCAGGTCCTCCAGATCAACGGTCAGAACTGTGCTGGCTGGAGCCTGGACAAGGCCCACAAGGCCCTGAAGGCCGCAGCCGAGCACCGCATCGAGCTCATCGTCAGGGACAG gccgtTCCAGCGCACCGTCACCATGCACAAGGACAGCTCCGGACACGTGGGGTTTGTGTTCAAGTCTGGGAAGATCACCTCGCTGGTGAAGGACGGCTCGGCCGCGCGGAACGGCCTCCTGACCGACCACTACATCTGTGAGATCAACGGGCAGAACGTCATCGGGCTCAAG gacgccCAGATCAAAGACATCCTCACGACTTCTCCCACCACCATGACCATCACCATCATGCCCAAGTTCATCTATGAACACATGATCAAGAg gatgtccAGTGGTCTCCTGCGTTCAGCCATGGACCACTCTGTTCCAGAGGTGTGA
- the sdcbp2 gene encoding syntenin-2 isoform X2, producing MSLYPSLEDLKVDKVIKAQAQFVQTTSTFPAIAEGTYPEGTYQPQPAAGLEAPGSSLYPNLVELGEYMGLSLNSDEVQRNMALVPVGDNVSLSPGLGGMLGGMVRPVTGADVGVRRAEIRPGLREVVLCKDQEGRVGLRLRAIDNGVFIQLVQGNSPAALAGLRFGDQVLQINGQNCAGWSLDKAHKALKAAAEHRIELIVRDRPFQRTVTMHKDSSGHVGFVFKSGKITSLVKDGSAARNGLLTDHYICEINGQNVIGLKDAQIKDILTTSPTTMTITIMPKFIYEHMIKRMSSGLLRSAMDHSVPEV from the exons atgTCGCTGTATCCATCCCTAGAGGATCTGAAGGTGGACAAAGTCATTaag GCCCAGGCCCAATTTGTCCAGACCACCTCTACCTTCCCAGCCATCGCAGAGGGGACATACCCCGAGGGGACCTACCAGCCCCAGCCGGCAGCTGGCCTTGAGGCTCCAGGATCAA gcctcTACCCTAACCTGGTGGAGTTGGGGGAGTACATGGGCCTCAGCCTCAACAGTGACGAGGTCCAGAGGAACATGGCCCTGGTGCCCGTGGGCGACAAT GTGTCCCTGTCCCCGGGGCTGGGGGGCATGCTGGGGGGCATGGTGCGCCCGGTGACGGGGGCTGACGTGGGGGTGAGGCGTGCTGAGATCCGTCCTGGTCTGAGAGAGGTGGTGCTCTGTAAGGAccaggagggcagggtggggctccGGCTCAGGGCCATCGACAAC ggtgtgttcatccagctggtccaggggaactcTCCTGCAGCTCTGGCAGGTCTGCGTTTTGGGGACCAGGTCCTCCAGATCAACGGTCAGAACTGTGCTGGCTGGAGCCTGGACAAGGCCCACAAGGCCCTGAAGGCCGCAGCCGAGCACCGCATCGAGCTCATCGTCAGGGACAG gccgtTCCAGCGCACCGTCACCATGCACAAGGACAGCTCCGGACACGTGGGGTTTGTGTTCAAGTCTGGGAAGATCACCTCGCTGGTGAAGGACGGCTCGGCCGCGCGGAACGGCCTCCTGACCGACCACTACATCTGTGAGATCAACGGGCAGAACGTCATCGGGCTCAAG gacgccCAGATCAAAGACATCCTCACGACTTCTCCCACCACCATGACCATCACCATCATGCCCAAGTTCATCTATGAACACATGATCAAGAg gatgtccAGTGGTCTCCTGCGTTCAGCCATGGACCACTCTGTTCCAGAGGTGTGA